The proteins below are encoded in one region of Holophagaceae bacterium:
- a CDS encoding HNH endonuclease — MSRNRNTDIAGKPFGQTTIGVVWAKGRPINGYEPKDWRYDICGKPLKFTDYGNTKSNHGWEVDHIKPVAKDGTDDLDNLQPLQWEINRDKSDTYPWPPSKK, encoded by the coding sequence ATGTCTCGCAATCGCAACACCGACATCGCAGGCAAACCCTTCGGCCAAACCACAATCGGTGTGGTGTGGGCGAAGGGGCGACCCATAAATGGTTATGAACCAAAGGACTGGCGCTACGACATCTGTGGCAAGCCACTGAAGTTCACAGACTACGGCAACACGAAATCGAACCACGGCTGGGAGGTTGATCACATCAAGCCGGTCGCGAAAGACGGAACGGACGATCTGGACAACCTCCAACCTCTTCAGTGGGAGATCAACCGGGACAAGAGCGATACCTACCCTTGGCCTCCCTCAAAGAAGTAA
- a CDS encoding LytTR family transcriptional regulator DNA-binding domain-containing protein translates to MVFVDLSRTTHFEVEAEVVYAYAGERFETQWKTLVEVEQHFANAGLLRIHRHLLVRPEAIVGLKPTFGGRVIVTLPGGIELLASRGATLILKGRLGLS, encoded by the coding sequence GTGGTCTTCGTGGATCTATCCAGAACCACCCACTTCGAAGTAGAGGCCGAGGTGGTCTACGCTTATGCGGGCGAGCGCTTCGAGACACAGTGGAAGACGTTGGTGGAAGTGGAACAGCACTTCGCCAACGCGGGCCTATTGCGCATCCACCGGCATCTGCTGGTGCGGCCGGAAGCAATCGTGGGACTGAAACCTACCTTTGGTGGGCGCGTGATCGTGACCCTTCCTGGGGGCATCGAATTGCTGGCCAGCCGTGGCGCGACATTGATCCTGAAGGGACGGCTAGGGCTCTCATGA
- a CDS encoding DEAD/DEAH box helicase, which produces MMSPSWILDSIDASRIEEAKGEAARRRIFKALQLQPGFPFGESNLDHASRVLDLALYGQLLQPVPDIEQIRSLASRTFEVMRTITAPEGSADHLEWLLRLTCLAVLADRSADARRILKLEPLEVDGVSNEWGQRVKNSIYSAWLLIIRKQGWEDLRKVQESVDTLRTLQGEFEQHYLEAQGEGQVGKTAAWELVALYHLAKAAELMAAFTNQGVVEGTFDIGPKLQAQFDRALLACEHGNLAALEVLVRTLALSSTELCRNSIWSISRAVPSKVRKFIEGLASPDRLNPLFELLPPQRRTLQERGLISSGRRSIVISLPTSSGKTLIAQFRILQALNQFEDVAGWVAYLAPTRALVNQITANLRRDFSPLGISVERVSPVLDVDGQEENLLNDQDPLSRFRVLVTTPEKLDLMLRMGWEDKIGRPLTLVVVDEAHNLDSESRGLKLELMLATINRECREAQFLLLTPFIRNAKEIASWLDPNNNEDFDMSVEWQPNDRVIALSRPVQGPARDDFHLTFTTLHTSKNTLTLPESVALPENRPLSFKWSDVKNGLGKIAAATADILKHRGAVVVLCRDPGSCWKVTGHLLRQPQPTQNLPDDVQEVCDFLHAAFGSRFPLTELVERRVGVHHAGLPEDARCLMEWLLTNNHIDVLAATTTLAQGVNFPVSAVVLVSQYLPRRSMTSSEFWNIAGRAGRVDQGDLGIVAIACDGDEQEETLTQFVNKSVEDINSRLVSMVQAVLTAAGELPHLADLYQRVEWSPFLQYLAHTYRQIGDPYKFATQIEEILRGTFGFASLRQTNPRAAMQFLDVVRQYAEQLQGHPLKLVDLTGFSWESVSLALARLRTEQITAKSWDTSRLFAGPSLPLQKMMGILLAVPELRENLSEAIGGTKPDGNLLARIVSDWVQGASLEIMAERYYNGGKPFSETPPDEATLAMTHCGQSLFGRLTQTTSWGLAALQSMTVKDADREKLPPSEQQSLKNLPARVFYGVNSDEAITLRLLGVPREAAQPLAHGLGNEFLARPLSQIRMDLHGNGARPWVDALGPIGKAYHRAWTIMEGSD; this is translated from the coding sequence ATCATGAGCCCTTCTTGGATTCTTGATTCAATTGATGCGTCGCGTATCGAAGAAGCAAAAGGAGAAGCCGCGCGACGCAGAATTTTTAAAGCTCTCCAACTTCAGCCTGGGTTTCCATTCGGTGAAAGTAATCTGGATCATGCATCGCGGGTGCTGGACTTGGCTTTGTATGGGCAGCTTCTTCAGCCGGTGCCGGATATTGAACAGATTCGTAGTCTCGCATCACGGACGTTTGAAGTGATGCGCACCATCACGGCACCCGAGGGGTCTGCGGACCATCTCGAATGGTTGCTTCGGCTGACGTGTTTGGCTGTGCTGGCGGATAGGTCAGCCGATGCTCGACGCATCCTCAAATTGGAACCGTTGGAGGTAGATGGCGTTTCAAACGAATGGGGGCAGCGCGTCAAGAATTCGATCTACTCTGCATGGTTACTTATCATCCGAAAACAAGGTTGGGAAGACCTCCGAAAAGTCCAGGAAAGCGTTGATACTCTCCGCACGCTCCAAGGTGAATTTGAGCAGCACTACTTGGAAGCTCAAGGCGAAGGCCAAGTCGGCAAGACCGCCGCCTGGGAGCTGGTGGCCTTGTACCACCTCGCTAAGGCCGCCGAATTGATGGCCGCGTTCACCAACCAAGGGGTTGTGGAAGGCACATTCGATATCGGTCCGAAACTCCAGGCCCAATTCGACCGTGCGCTGTTGGCTTGTGAGCATGGCAATCTTGCAGCCCTAGAAGTATTGGTACGGACTCTTGCCCTTTCCTCAACCGAGTTGTGTCGCAACTCCATCTGGTCCATCTCTCGTGCAGTCCCGTCCAAGGTCCGCAAGTTTATTGAAGGTCTTGCTTCCCCTGACCGTCTGAACCCGCTGTTCGAATTGCTGCCGCCGCAACGGCGAACGCTTCAAGAAAGGGGGCTGATTTCATCTGGCCGTCGCTCCATCGTGATTAGCTTGCCCACGTCTAGCGGGAAGACTCTGATCGCCCAGTTCCGGATTCTCCAAGCATTGAACCAATTCGAGGACGTTGCCGGGTGGGTAGCCTACCTGGCACCCACCCGGGCACTAGTGAACCAGATCACGGCCAATCTGAGGCGGGATTTTAGCCCGCTGGGCATCTCCGTCGAACGTGTGAGCCCGGTTCTGGATGTGGATGGCCAGGAAGAGAATTTATTGAACGACCAAGATCCCCTATCCCGATTCCGGGTCTTGGTGACGACGCCTGAGAAACTCGACTTGATGCTCCGCATGGGATGGGAGGACAAGATCGGCCGACCTCTCACGCTCGTTGTGGTGGATGAAGCCCACAACCTGGATTCAGAGAGTCGTGGCCTGAAGCTCGAACTGATGCTGGCCACCATCAACCGGGAATGCCGTGAAGCCCAATTCCTCTTGCTCACTCCCTTCATTCGAAACGCCAAGGAAATTGCTAGCTGGTTGGATCCCAACAACAACGAAGATTTCGACATGTCGGTTGAATGGCAACCGAACGACAGGGTCATTGCCCTGAGCAGGCCCGTGCAAGGTCCAGCCCGGGATGACTTCCATCTGACCTTCACAACCCTGCATACCAGCAAGAACACACTAACCCTCCCAGAGTCCGTGGCTCTCCCGGAAAACAGGCCGCTCTCCTTTAAATGGTCGGACGTAAAAAACGGATTAGGAAAGATTGCGGCAGCCACAGCTGACATCCTCAAGCACCGGGGAGCTGTGGTTGTGCTTTGCCGGGATCCCGGGTCCTGCTGGAAGGTAACGGGGCATCTCCTCCGCCAACCACAGCCCACCCAGAACTTGCCCGACGACGTGCAGGAGGTCTGCGACTTCCTTCACGCAGCCTTCGGGTCTCGTTTTCCTCTGACCGAGTTAGTGGAACGTCGAGTCGGGGTCCACCACGCAGGGCTCCCAGAAGATGCTCGGTGCCTGATGGAATGGTTGTTGACGAACAATCACATCGATGTGCTAGCAGCGACCACAACTCTTGCACAGGGCGTGAACTTTCCGGTGTCCGCCGTCGTTCTGGTTTCTCAGTATTTGCCCAGGAGGTCAATGACCTCTTCGGAATTTTGGAACATTGCCGGACGGGCCGGTCGTGTCGATCAAGGAGACCTGGGCATCGTAGCGATTGCATGCGACGGCGATGAGCAGGAAGAGACACTCACACAGTTCGTGAATAAAAGCGTTGAGGACATCAATTCAAGGCTCGTCAGTATGGTCCAGGCTGTCCTGACAGCGGCTGGTGAATTACCTCATCTTGCTGACCTGTATCAACGCGTTGAGTGGTCACCCTTCCTTCAGTACCTTGCCCACACTTACCGTCAAATCGGCGACCCCTATAAATTCGCTACGCAGATCGAGGAGATTCTTCGAGGCACTTTCGGATTTGCCTCCCTTCGCCAAACCAACCCAAGGGCTGCGATGCAGTTCCTTGATGTCGTCCGCCAGTACGCGGAACAGCTCCAAGGGCACCCATTGAAGCTCGTCGATCTCACAGGCTTCTCTTGGGAGAGTGTCAGCTTGGCGTTGGCCAGGTTGAGGACCGAACAGATCACAGCGAAATCCTGGGACACCTCGCGTCTGTTCGCTGGGCCCAGCCTTCCTCTTCAGAAAATGATGGGAATTCTGCTTGCGGTCCCTGAGCTGCGGGAGAACCTATCCGAGGCAATCGGGGGAACGAAACCTGATGGGAATCTGTTGGCCAGGATCGTTTCGGACTGGGTCCAGGGCGCCAGTCTAGAAATCATGGCTGAGCGTTACTACAACGGTGGCAAACCCTTTTCCGAAACCCCCCCTGACGAGGCCACACTCGCCATGACTCACTGCGGCCAAAGCCTTTTCGGACGGCTCACTCAAACTACTTCTTGGGGCTTGGCGGCGCTGCAGTCCATGACGGTGAAAGACGCCGACAGGGAAAAGCTCCCTCCTTCTGAACAGCAGTCCTTGAAAAATCTTCCAGCTCGGGTGTTCTACGGTGTGAATTCCGACGAAGCAATCACACTCCGCTTGCTGGGAGTCCCAAGAGAGGCCGCGCAACCCTTGGCCCACGGTCTCGGGAACGAATTCTTGGCCAGGCCTTTGTCGCAGATCCGAATGGATCTTCACGGCAATGGCGCACGGCCATGGGTCGATGCATTAGGGCCCATCGGAAAGGCATATCACCGAGCCTGGACCATAATGGAAGGTAGCGATTAG